A single window of Methylobacterium nodulans ORS 2060 DNA harbors:
- the adh gene encoding aldehyde dehydrogenase, whose product MNKPEFLHGTTASPFSARYDNFIGGQWVAPAGGRYFENTSPLTGRVICEVARSDAQDIERALDAAHAAKEAWGHTAPAERARILNRMADRMEENLELLALAETWDNGKPIRETTHADIPLAIDHFRYFAGCIRAQEGSLSEIDQDTVAYHFHEPLGVVGQIIPWNFPLLMAVWKLAPALAAGNCVVLKPAEQTPASVLVLAEIVGDLLPAGVLNIVNGFGLEAGKPLASSPRIAKIAFTGETSTGRLIMQYASQNLIPVTLELGGKSPNIFFKDVLAEDDAFLDKALEGFTMFALNQGEVCTCPSRALVHEAIYDRFIEKAVARVNAIKQGSPLDPATMIGAQASGEQLQKILSYIDIGKQEGAQLLTGGERNRLEGEFAQGFYVKPTVFKGHNRMRIFQEEIFGPVLSVTTFKDDEEALAIANDTLYGLGAGVWTRDITRAYRFGRAIQAGRVWTNCYHAYPAHAAFGGYKQSGIGRETHKMMLDHYQQTKNMLVSYSPKALGFF is encoded by the coding sequence ATGAACAAGCCCGAATTCCTGCACGGCACGACGGCCTCGCCGTTCTCCGCGCGCTACGACAACTTCATCGGCGGCCAGTGGGTGGCGCCGGCCGGCGGCCGCTACTTCGAGAACACGTCGCCGCTCACCGGCCGGGTGATCTGCGAGGTGGCCCGCTCCGACGCGCAGGACATCGAGCGGGCGCTCGATGCCGCGCACGCCGCCAAGGAGGCCTGGGGCCACACCGCGCCGGCCGAGCGCGCCCGCATCCTCAACAGGATGGCCGACCGCATGGAGGAGAACCTCGAACTCCTCGCGCTCGCCGAGACCTGGGACAACGGCAAGCCGATCCGCGAGACCACCCACGCCGACATCCCGCTCGCCATCGACCATTTCCGCTACTTCGCGGGCTGCATCCGCGCGCAGGAGGGCTCGCTCTCCGAGATCGACCAGGACACGGTCGCCTACCACTTCCACGAGCCGCTCGGCGTGGTCGGCCAGATCATCCCGTGGAACTTCCCCCTGCTGATGGCGGTGTGGAAGCTCGCCCCCGCGCTGGCGGCCGGCAACTGCGTGGTGCTCAAGCCGGCCGAGCAGACCCCGGCCTCGGTGCTGGTGCTGGCCGAGATCGTCGGCGACCTGCTGCCGGCCGGGGTGCTCAACATCGTCAACGGCTTCGGGCTGGAGGCCGGCAAGCCGCTCGCCTCCTCGCCGCGGATCGCCAAGATCGCCTTCACGGGCGAGACCTCGACCGGCCGGCTGATCATGCAGTATGCCAGCCAGAACCTGATCCCGGTCACGCTGGAGCTGGGCGGCAAGTCGCCGAACATCTTCTTCAAGGACGTGCTGGCCGAGGACGACGCCTTCCTGGACAAGGCGCTGGAGGGCTTCACGATGTTCGCCCTCAACCAGGGCGAGGTCTGCACCTGCCCCAGCCGGGCGCTGGTGCACGAAGCGATCTACGACCGCTTCATCGAGAAGGCGGTCGCCCGCGTGAACGCCATCAAGCAGGGCTCGCCGCTCGATCCCGCCACGATGATCGGCGCCCAGGCCTCGGGCGAGCAGCTCCAGAAGATCCTGTCCTACATCGACATCGGCAAGCAGGAGGGCGCGCAGCTTCTCACCGGCGGCGAGCGCAACCGGCTGGAGGGCGAGTTCGCGCAAGGCTTCTATGTGAAGCCGACGGTGTTCAAGGGCCACAACCGGATGCGGATCTTCCAGGAGGAGATTTTTGGGCCGGTGCTGTCGGTGACGACCTTCAAGGACGACGAGGAGGCGCTGGCGATCGCCAACGACACGCTCTACGGGCTCGGGGCCGGCGTGTGGACCCGCGACATCACCCGGGCCTACCGCTTCGGCCGGGCGATCCAGGCCGGCCGCGTCTGGACGAACTGCTACCACGCCTATCCGGCTCACGCGGCCTTCGGCGGCTACAAGCAGTCCGGCATCGGCCGCGAGACCCACAAGATGATGCTCGACCACTATCAGCAGACCAAGAACATGCTGGTCAGCTACTCGCCCAAGGCGCTCGGGTTCTTCTGA
- a CDS encoding DUF779 domain-containing protein: protein MIDRPPRVTATDATLALIDTLRRDYGPILFHQSGGCCDGSSPMCYPVGDFIIGDSDVHLGQIGGADFYISRAQFEYWKHTQLIIDVVPGRGGMFSLENGRDVRFHVRSRLFTDEESRALNG from the coding sequence ATGATCGATCGTCCCCCTCGCGTCACCGCGACCGACGCGACGCTTGCCCTGATCGACACCCTGCGCCGGGACTACGGTCCGATCCTGTTCCATCAATCGGGCGGCTGCTGCGACGGCTCCTCGCCGATGTGCTATCCTGTTGGTGATTTCATCATCGGCGACAGCGATGTCCATCTCGGTCAGATCGGCGGCGCGGATTTCTACATCAGCCGCGCGCAGTTCGAGTACTGGAAGCACACGCAGCTCATCATCGACGTGGTGCCGGGCCGCGGCGGCATGTTCTCGCTGGAGAACGGCCGGGATGTGCGCTTCCACGTGCGCTCGCGCCTGTTCACCGACGAGGAGAGCCGGGCGCTGAACGGGTGA
- a CDS encoding CDC48 family AAA ATPase, with product MAEETGVVRAQVANARAQDVGRGVARVSAALLHSLRLQEGDAIEIIGKRHTTALAIALGAEDEGLSIIRLDGLQRVNAGVGSGDHVEIRRAEVRPATRIVLAPAQKNLRLQGSGEALRRTFYRRPLVAGDVISTSVQSRMGRDDVPPELRSMFNLPAYGLQEIRLVVVSTQPRGIVQVTAETEVELRPMFEEPKEARRADVTYDDIGGLGSTVDQVREMVELPLRHPELFQRLGIDPPKGVLLYGPPGTGKTLLARAVANETEAQFFHIAGPEIMGSQYGESEQRLRQIFSEAQRNAPAIIFIDEIDSIAPKREEARGEVERRIVAQLLTLMDGLEPRQNIVVIGATNRRDAIDEALRRPGRFDREIVIGVPDEPGRREVLTIHTRGMPLGENVDLDEIARTTYGFVGADLAALAREAAMDALRRVLPQINLKEGIPPEILETLQVCREDFLNALKRVQPSALREIMIQVPNVGWEDVGGLGDVQTKLREGVELPLKNPEAFRRIGIRPAKGFLLFGPPGTGKTLLAKAVAREASANFVATKSSDLLSKWYGESEQQVSRLFARARQVAPTVIFIDEIDSLAPVRGGGLGEPAVTERVVNTILAEMDGLEELQGVVVIAATNRPNLVDPALLRPGRFDELVYVPVPNVAGRRHILGIHTRGMPLAGDVDLDDLAARTVRFTGADLEDLTRRAGLMALRANLDAREVTRAHFDAALQETRPSVTPEMEQDYETMLRTLRQEGPQRQPIGFVPRRQTAE from the coding sequence ATGGCCGAGGAAACGGGCGTCGTTCGGGCGCAGGTGGCGAATGCGCGGGCGCAGGATGTGGGGCGCGGCGTCGCCCGGGTGAGCGCGGCGTTGCTGCACAGCCTGCGGCTCCAGGAGGGCGACGCCATCGAGATCATCGGCAAGCGCCACACCACCGCGCTCGCCATCGCGCTCGGCGCCGAGGACGAGGGCCTCAGCATCATCCGCCTCGACGGCCTCCAGCGCGTCAATGCGGGCGTCGGCTCGGGCGACCACGTGGAGATCCGGCGCGCCGAGGTGCGCCCGGCCACCCGCATCGTCCTGGCGCCCGCCCAGAAGAACCTGCGCCTGCAGGGCTCGGGCGAGGCCCTGCGCCGCACCTTCTACCGCCGGCCCCTCGTCGCCGGGGACGTGATCTCCACCTCGGTCCAGTCGCGGATGGGCCGCGACGACGTGCCCCCGGAGCTGCGCTCGATGTTCAACCTGCCGGCCTATGGTCTGCAGGAGATCCGCCTCGTCGTCGTCTCGACCCAGCCGCGCGGCATCGTGCAGGTCACGGCCGAGACCGAGGTCGAGCTGCGGCCGATGTTCGAGGAGCCCAAGGAGGCGCGCCGCGCCGACGTCACCTACGACGACATCGGCGGCCTCGGCTCGACGGTCGATCAGGTCCGCGAGATGGTGGAGCTGCCGCTGCGCCATCCCGAGCTGTTCCAGCGCCTCGGCATAGACCCGCCCAAGGGCGTTCTCCTCTACGGCCCGCCCGGCACCGGCAAGACGCTGCTTGCCCGCGCGGTCGCGAACGAGACCGAGGCGCAGTTCTTCCACATCGCCGGTCCCGAGATCATGGGCAGCCAGTACGGCGAATCCGAGCAGCGCCTGCGCCAGATCTTCTCCGAGGCGCAGCGCAACGCGCCCGCCATCATCTTCATCGACGAGATCGACTCAATCGCGCCCAAGCGCGAGGAAGCCCGCGGCGAGGTCGAGCGGCGCATCGTCGCCCAGCTCCTGACCCTGATGGACGGGCTCGAACCGCGCCAGAACATCGTGGTGATCGGCGCCACCAACCGGCGCGACGCCATCGACGAGGCCCTGCGCCGGCCCGGCCGCTTCGACCGCGAGATCGTCATCGGCGTCCCCGACGAGCCGGGCCGGCGCGAGGTGCTGACCATCCACACCCGCGGCATGCCGCTCGGCGAGAATGTCGATCTCGACGAGATCGCCCGCACCACCTACGGCTTCGTCGGCGCCGATCTCGCGGCGCTGGCCCGCGAGGCGGCCATGGACGCGCTGCGCCGCGTGCTGCCGCAGATCAACCTGAAGGAGGGGATCCCGCCGGAGATCCTGGAGACCCTGCAGGTCTGCCGGGAGGATTTTCTCAACGCGCTCAAGCGCGTGCAGCCCTCGGCCCTGCGCGAGATCATGATCCAGGTTCCGAATGTCGGCTGGGAGGATGTCGGCGGCCTCGGCGACGTCCAGACGAAGCTGCGCGAGGGCGTCGAGCTTCCCCTCAAGAACCCGGAGGCCTTCCGGCGGATCGGCATCCGCCCGGCCAAGGGCTTCCTGCTGTTCGGGCCGCCCGGTACCGGCAAGACGCTGCTCGCCAAGGCTGTGGCCCGCGAGGCATCGGCGAATTTCGTGGCGACGAAGTCCTCCGACCTGCTCTCGAAATGGTACGGCGAATCCGAGCAGCAGGTCTCGCGCCTCTTCGCCCGCGCCCGCCAGGTCGCCCCGACGGTGATCTTCATCGACGAGATCGACTCGCTTGCTCCCGTGCGGGGCGGCGGGCTCGGCGAGCCCGCCGTGACCGAGCGGGTGGTCAACACGATCCTGGCCGAGATGGACGGGCTCGAAGAGCTGCAGGGCGTGGTGGTGATCGCCGCGACGAACCGACCGAACCTCGTCGATCCGGCCCTGCTGCGCCCCGGGCGCTTCGACGAACTCGTCTACGTGCCGGTGCCGAACGTGGCCGGGCGCCGCCACATTCTGGGCATCCACACCCGCGGCATGCCGCTCGCGGGCGACGTCGACCTCGACGACCTCGCCGCCCGCACGGTGCGCTTCACCGGCGCGGATCTGGAGGATCTCACGCGGCGCGCCGGCCTGATGGCCCTGCGCGCCAATCTCGACGCGCGCGAGGTCACTCGGGCGCATTTCGACGCTGCCCTGCAGGAGACCCGACCCTCGGTGACGCCCGAGATGGAGCAGGATTACGAGACGATGCTGCGCACGCTCAGGCAGGAGGGCCCGCAGCGCCAGCCGATCGGGTTCGTGCCGCGACGGCAGACGGCGGAATAG
- a CDS encoding metallophosphoesterase family protein gives MFRLAHLTDPHVGPLSKPRLRQLLSKRATGWVNWTRGRHRTHDMAVLEALIADLLAAAPDHIACTGDLCNIGLPSEWETARVFLEALGGPEAVSFVPGNHDAYVRGSLEGLLGAVGPWTRDDAGRERAFPYLRRRGPLALVGLSSAIPTAPFVASGRLGSRQLAAAEALLGSLAREPERPCRVVMIHHPPHVGGALPGRNLTDSSAFEAVIRRVGADLVLHGHNHVGSVAFLIGPDGRRVPVIGAPSASARGGTLTHCAGYHLYGFERTATGYAVTATLRGLLPDERIGDLGTLTLYG, from the coding sequence ATGTTCCGCCTCGCCCACCTGACAGATCCGCATGTCGGCCCGCTCTCGAAGCCGCGCCTGCGCCAGCTCCTCAGCAAGCGCGCCACCGGCTGGGTGAACTGGACCCGCGGCCGTCACCGCACCCACGACATGGCGGTGCTGGAGGCGCTGATCGCCGACCTCCTGGCGGCCGCGCCCGATCACATCGCCTGCACGGGCGACCTCTGCAACATCGGCCTGCCGAGCGAGTGGGAAACCGCGCGGGTGTTCCTGGAGGCGCTGGGCGGGCCCGAGGCGGTGAGCTTCGTGCCGGGCAACCACGACGCCTATGTGCGGGGCTCCCTCGAAGGCCTGCTCGGCGCGGTCGGTCCCTGGACCCGGGACGATGCGGGCCGCGAGCGGGCCTTCCCGTATCTGCGCCGCCGCGGGCCGCTCGCGCTCGTCGGGCTCTCCTCGGCGATTCCGACCGCGCCCTTCGTGGCGAGCGGGCGGCTCGGCTCGCGCCAGCTCGCGGCGGCGGAGGCGCTGCTGGGCAGCCTCGCCCGTGAGCCCGAGCGACCCTGCCGGGTCGTGATGATCCACCATCCGCCGCATGTCGGCGGCGCCCTGCCGGGCCGCAACCTGACGGATTCCTCGGCCTTCGAGGCGGTGATCCGGCGGGTCGGCGCGGATCTCGTCCTGCACGGCCACAACCATGTCGGGTCGGTCGCCTTCCTGATCGGGCCGGACGGCCGGCGCGTCCCGGTGATCGGCGCCCCGTCGGCCTCGGCCCGTGGCGGCACGCTGACGCATTGCGCCGGCTACCACCTCTACGGCTTCGAGCGCACCGCGACCGGCTACGCCGTGACGGCGACCCTGCGGGGGCTCCTGCCCGACGAGCGGATCGGCGACCTCGGCACCCTCACCCTGTACGGCTGA
- the mbfA gene encoding iron exporter MbfA: MKALGDLTPREVLALAIASEEEDSRIYQSFAEQLRPDFPASAGLFEAMAREERSHRDALTAAYRERFGQHLPPLRREDVRGFAKRRPFWWDGLDPARMRQEAAAMEAQAAAFYERAADLSRDLDVRGLFTRLSEVEHGHERRAEALEAEHLTETAAANEAAAQHRLFVLRYVQPGLAGLIDGSVSTLAPLFAAAFATHNNGQTFLVGLAASIGAGISMGFTEALSDDGSITGRGSPWIRGLVCGLMTALGGLGHTLPYLVPDSWTNAFAIATTLAAIVVAVELLAISTIRTRYMETPFWRATLQVVLGGVLVLLAGVVIGSA, translated from the coding sequence ATGAAGGCGCTCGGCGATCTCACCCCGCGGGAGGTGCTGGCGCTCGCCATCGCCAGCGAGGAAGAGGATTCCCGCATCTACCAGAGCTTCGCCGAGCAGCTGCGTCCGGACTTCCCTGCCTCGGCCGGCTTGTTCGAGGCGATGGCCCGGGAAGAGCGCAGCCACCGAGACGCCCTCACGGCGGCCTACCGGGAGCGCTTCGGCCAGCATCTGCCGCCGCTGCGGCGCGAGGATGTCCGCGGCTTCGCCAAGCGCCGGCCGTTCTGGTGGGACGGCCTCGATCCGGCCCGGATGCGCCAGGAGGCGGCGGCCATGGAGGCGCAGGCGGCGGCCTTCTACGAGCGCGCCGCGGATCTCTCCCGCGACCTCGACGTGCGCGGGCTGTTCACCCGGCTCTCCGAGGTCGAGCACGGCCACGAGCGCCGGGCCGAGGCGCTGGAAGCGGAGCATCTCACCGAGACCGCGGCGGCGAACGAGGCCGCCGCGCAGCACCGGCTCTTCGTGCTGCGCTACGTCCAGCCGGGCCTCGCGGGCCTGATCGACGGCTCGGTCTCGACCCTCGCTCCGCTCTTCGCCGCCGCCTTTGCGACCCACAACAACGGGCAGACCTTCCTCGTCGGCCTCGCCGCCTCGATCGGCGCAGGGATCAGCATGGGCTTCACGGAGGCCCTCTCCGACGACGGCAGCATCACGGGGCGCGGCTCGCCCTGGATTCGCGGCCTTGTCTGCGGGCTGATGACGGCTCTCGGCGGCCTCGGCCACACGCTGCCCTATCTGGTGCCGGATTCCTGGACCAACGCCTTCGCGATCGCCACGACGCTCGCGGCGATCGTGGTGGCGGTGGAGCTTCTCGCGATCTCGACCATCCGCACCCGCTACATGGAGACGCCGTTCTGGCGCGCGACGCTCCAGGTGGTGCTCGGCGGCGTGCTGGTCCTCCTCGCCGGAGTGGTTATCGGCAGCGCGTGA
- a CDS encoding 3-deoxy-D-manno-octulosonic acid transferase, whose amino-acid sequence MRPRPVPPLLRAYHYGLIALEPALGGLLAWRRHKGKEDPERLPERVGRPGKPRPAGALVWAHGASIGEALSLLPLVEWLTRRGFTVLVTSGTRTSAELIAARLPRGALHQFAPLDAPRYVARFLDHWRPDLALVAESELWPNTVLALDARQVPLILVNGRMSARSARGWARSPALAQAVLARIAVCLVQTPEEAERFRSLGAPRVAVAGNLKFDAPAPPADPAALAQLSGMVAGRPVWLAASTHPGEETAVIAAHRVLAPHHPGLLTLVVPRHPRRGVEIAAEAAAAGLRVSRREAGGLPDARTDLHVADTVGELGLFYRLAPLVFMGGSLAEHGGQNPIEPARLDSAILHGPHVWNFAQPYAVLDEAGAAVAVPDAAGLAGAVSRLLADPARRSVMARAGQGAVAAGGGALERTMAALEPFICQMKIAGRLG is encoded by the coding sequence ATGAGACCCCGCCCCGTCCCGCCCCTGCTGCGGGCCTACCATTATGGGCTCATCGCCCTCGAGCCGGCCCTCGGCGGCCTGCTCGCGTGGCGCCGCCACAAGGGCAAGGAGGATCCCGAGCGCCTGCCGGAGCGGGTCGGGCGGCCAGGCAAGCCGCGGCCGGCCGGGGCTCTGGTCTGGGCGCACGGCGCGAGCATCGGCGAGGCCCTGTCGCTCCTGCCCCTCGTGGAATGGCTGACCCGGCGCGGCTTCACGGTGCTCGTCACCTCGGGCACCCGGACCTCGGCGGAGCTCATCGCCGCGCGGCTGCCGCGGGGGGCCCTGCACCAGTTCGCCCCCCTCGACGCGCCGCGCTACGTCGCTCGCTTCCTCGATCACTGGCGCCCCGATCTCGCGCTCGTGGCCGAGTCCGAACTCTGGCCCAACACCGTCCTGGCCCTCGATGCGCGGCAGGTGCCGCTGATCCTCGTCAACGGGCGGATGTCGGCGCGCTCGGCCCGCGGCTGGGCGCGCAGCCCGGCCCTCGCGCAGGCGGTGCTCGCGCGCATCGCCGTCTGCCTCGTCCAGACGCCCGAGGAGGCCGAGCGCTTCCGCAGCCTCGGCGCCCCGCGGGTCGCCGTCGCCGGCAATCTCAAGTTCGACGCTCCCGCGCCGCCGGCCGATCCGGCGGCTCTGGCGCAGCTCTCCGGCATGGTGGCGGGACGTCCGGTCTGGCTCGCGGCGAGCACCCATCCGGGCGAGGAGACGGCGGTGATCGCGGCGCACCGGGTCCTCGCCCCGCATCATCCCGGCCTCCTGACCCTGGTGGTGCCGCGCCATCCGCGGCGGGGCGTGGAGATCGCCGCCGAGGCTGCGGCGGCGGGCCTGCGCGTCTCGCGGCGGGAAGCGGGCGGCCTGCCGGACGCCCGCACCGACCTCCATGTGGCCGATACGGTGGGCGAGCTCGGCCTGTTCTACCGCCTCGCGCCCCTCGTCTTCATGGGCGGATCGCTCGCCGAGCACGGCGGCCAGAACCCCATCGAGCCGGCGCGGCTCGACAGCGCCATCCTGCACGGCCCGCATGTCTGGAACTTCGCGCAGCCCTATGCGGTGCTGGACGAGGCGGGTGCGGCCGTGGCCGTGCCGGATGCGGCGGGGCTCGCAGGGGCCGTCTCCCGGCTCCTCGCCGATCCGGCGCGCCGGAGCGTCATGGCGCGGGCGGGCCAGGGGGCGGTGGCGGCCGGCGGTGGCGCCCTGGAGCGGACCATGGCGGCCCTCGAACCCTTCATCTGCCAGATGAAGATCGCCGGCCGGCTCGGCTGA
- the lpxK gene encoding tetraacyldisaccharide 4'-kinase, with the protein MRAPGFWWSVPTALPARLLAPLGRLYGGQVARRMARPGASAPLPVICVGNVTLGGAGKTPTALALAGLLREIGHEPAFLSRGYGGRLPGPVRVDPAQHGAAEVGDEPLLLARAAPTIVARDRPAGAALCAAADATAIIMDDGLQNPSLRKDWSIAVFDAGVGIGNGLAFPAGPLRAPLAAQWPHIDAVLIIGEGPAGEPVAADAVRRGLPVIRAQLRPEPGAAAALAGRPVLAFAGIGRPDKFFESLRAAGAEIRATRAFPDHHAYRAADLAGLERLARREGLTLVTTEKDRVRLPAAAPVTVLPVSLHFSEPDAALLRARLAALGPAPPDPRTRPD; encoded by the coding sequence ATGCGCGCGCCCGGATTCTGGTGGTCCGTCCCAACCGCCCTGCCGGCGCGGCTCCTCGCCCCACTCGGGCGGCTCTATGGCGGGCAGGTGGCGCGCCGGATGGCGCGTCCCGGCGCGAGCGCGCCGCTGCCGGTGATCTGCGTCGGCAACGTCACCCTGGGCGGCGCGGGCAAGACGCCGACGGCGCTGGCCCTCGCCGGGCTGCTGCGTGAGATCGGGCACGAGCCCGCCTTTCTCAGCCGCGGCTATGGCGGGCGCCTGCCGGGCCCGGTGCGTGTCGATCCGGCGCAGCACGGCGCGGCCGAGGTCGGGGACGAGCCGCTGCTCCTCGCCCGTGCGGCGCCGACAATCGTCGCGCGCGACCGCCCCGCGGGAGCGGCCCTCTGCGCCGCGGCGGATGCCACGGCGATCATCATGGATGACGGGCTTCAGAACCCGTCGCTGCGCAAGGACTGGTCGATCGCGGTGTTCGATGCGGGCGTCGGCATCGGCAACGGTCTCGCCTTCCCGGCGGGTCCGCTGCGGGCGCCGCTGGCGGCGCAATGGCCCCATATCGATGCCGTTCTGATCATCGGCGAGGGTCCGGCGGGGGAGCCCGTGGCGGCCGATGCGGTCCGGCGCGGCCTTCCGGTGATCCGGGCGCAGCTGCGGCCCGAGCCGGGTGCCGCCGCCGCGCTGGCAGGGCGGCCCGTGCTCGCCTTCGCGGGAATCGGCCGGCCGGACAAGTTCTTCGAGAGCCTGCGGGCCGCCGGTGCGGAGATCCGCGCGACGCGCGCCTTTCCCGATCACCACGCCTACCGGGCTGCGGATCTCGCGGGGCTCGAACGCCTCGCCCGGCGGGAGGGCCTGACCCTCGTCACGACCGAGAAGGACCGCGTGCGCCTGCCCGCCGCGGCACCCGTGACGGTGCTGCCCGTGAGCCTTCATTTTTCGGAGCCGGACGCGGCGCTCCTGCGCGCGCGCCTCGCCGCCCTCGGCCCGGCGCCGCCGGACCCGCGCACGCGCCCCGACTGA
- a CDS encoding DUF2093 domain-containing protein — MLGRFERGGSGEAVVEYGDSNLRVVRPGRFVRCAVTGVEIPLDDLRYWSVARQEAYASPDAVMQRLRETGRP; from the coding sequence ATGCTGGGTCGGTTCGAGCGCGGGGGATCGGGCGAGGCGGTCGTCGAATACGGCGACAGCAATCTCAGGGTCGTGCGGCCCGGCCGGTTCGTGCGCTGCGCCGTGACCGGCGTGGAGATCCCGCTCGACGACCTGCGCTACTGGAGCGTCGCCCGACAGGAAGCCTATGCCAGCCCGGACGCCGTGATGCAGCGGCTGCGCGAGACCGGCCGTCCGTGA
- the ldtR gene encoding transcriptional regulator LdtR codes for MKNQALKVAEQVRAPEAEPTVRTQYLEALHLVERLHRRLLDVIKDEFERRGREDVNSVQALLLYNIGDKELTASELRTRGYYLGSNVSYNVKKLVESGYLHHARSKTDRRSVRISLTDKGREIHEIVRGLYDKHAKTIQPIGGISEDDFARLNQSLARLERFWTDQIRYRL; via the coding sequence ATGAAGAACCAGGCGTTGAAGGTGGCCGAGCAGGTCCGGGCTCCCGAAGCCGAGCCGACGGTCCGCACCCAATACCTCGAGGCCCTGCATCTCGTCGAGCGCCTGCACCGCCGGCTGCTCGACGTGATCAAGGACGAGTTCGAGCGGCGGGGCCGGGAGGACGTCAACAGCGTCCAGGCGCTGCTGCTCTACAACATCGGCGACAAGGAGCTGACCGCGAGCGAGCTGCGCACCCGCGGCTATTATCTGGGCTCGAACGTCTCCTACAACGTCAAGAAGCTCGTGGAGTCCGGCTACCTGCACCACGCCCGCTCGAAGACCGACCGGCGCTCGGTGCGGATCAGCCTCACCGACAAGGGCCGCGAGATCCACGAGATCGTCCGCGGGCTCTATGACAAGCATGCCAAGACGATCCAGCCGATCGGCGGCATCTCGGAGGACGACTTCGCCCGCCTCAACCAGTCCCTGGCGCGCCTGGAGCGCTTCTGGACCGACCAGATCCGCTACCGCCTGTGA
- a CDS encoding DUF6163 family protein yields the protein MRPLTKVRTPATRGTTLAEDRGDRIERNPQPPGARWDVVLVWLMRIVAVIWMIKGLSAWAEILGARPGAPPFEGAPVGRQAVIIYFGVIDLLAAVGLWLATAWGGVVWLLAATSAFVLALLTPQLLPMSLPNLAFDGTIILLYFTVSWLASREMR from the coding sequence ATGCGCCCCCTCACGAAGGTCCGCACGCCAGCCACCCGCGGCACGACGCTCGCGGAGGACAGGGGCGACCGCATCGAGCGCAACCCGCAGCCGCCGGGCGCGCGCTGGGACGTCGTGCTCGTCTGGCTGATGCGCATCGTCGCGGTGATCTGGATGATCAAGGGGCTGAGCGCCTGGGCGGAGATTCTGGGGGCCCGGCCCGGCGCGCCGCCCTTCGAGGGGGCGCCGGTGGGGCGGCAGGCCGTCATCATCTATTTCGGCGTGATCGATCTCCTGGCGGCGGTGGGCCTCTGGCTTGCCACCGCCTGGGGCGGCGTGGTCTGGCTGCTCGCCGCCACCTCCGCCTTCGTGCTGGCGCTGCTCACGCCGCAGCTCCTGCCCATGAGTTTACCGAATCTTGCCTTCGACGGCACAATCATCCTGCTCTACTTCACCGTTTCTTGGCTCGCCTCGCGCGAGATGCGCTGA
- a CDS encoding enoyl-CoA hydratase/isomerase family protein — protein MTGDASDEVLVERRGAAGLLTLNRPKALNALDLGMVRRLRAALDAWGEDPGVTRIVLRGTGRAFCAGGDLRRIHDIAKAAGPAAVDVFWREEYALNTLIHRYPKPIVSLIDGIVMGGGVGLSLHGSNRVAGERYAFAMPEVSIGFFPDVGATYALPRLPGAFGTYLALTGERVGPGDGLAFGLATHAVPAASFEAITETLAAGGPVEEALEQAPGHDAPPPGPLHAARALIDACFSAESVAAVLARLDAAAAQGSDFAARTAATIRTRSPTSLAVAFAQMRRGGSMSFPEAMLTEYRIVTRILQGHDFYEGVRAVIIDKHGAPRWQPDSLDAVAPAAVEAYFAPLPDEPRFG, from the coding sequence ATGACAGGCGACGCTTCGGACGAGGTGCTGGTCGAGCGGCGGGGCGCTGCGGGGCTCCTGACGCTCAACCGGCCGAAGGCGCTCAACGCGCTCGATCTCGGCATGGTCCGCCGGCTCCGTGCGGCGCTCGATGCCTGGGGCGAGGATCCCGGCGTCACCCGGATCGTGCTGCGCGGGACCGGACGGGCCTTCTGTGCGGGCGGCGACCTCCGCCGCATCCACGACATCGCGAAGGCCGCCGGCCCCGCCGCGGTCGACGTGTTCTGGCGCGAGGAATATGCCCTCAACACGCTGATCCACCGCTACCCGAAGCCGATCGTCTCGCTCATCGACGGCATCGTGATGGGCGGCGGCGTCGGCCTGTCGCTGCACGGCTCGAACCGCGTCGCGGGCGAGCGCTACGCCTTCGCGATGCCGGAGGTCAGCATCGGCTTCTTCCCCGATGTCGGCGCGACTTACGCGCTGCCGCGGCTGCCGGGGGCCTTCGGCACCTATCTGGCGCTCACGGGCGAGCGGGTGGGGCCGGGGGATGGCCTCGCCTTCGGGCTCGCCACCCACGCGGTGCCGGCCGCGTCCTTCGAGGCGATCACCGAAACCCTCGCGGCGGGCGGCCCGGTCGAGGAGGCGCTGGAGCAGGCGCCGGGGCACGACGCGCCGCCGCCCGGCCCGCTCCATGCCGCGCGCGCGCTCATCGACGCCTGCTTCTCGGCCGAGAGCGTCGCCGCGGTGCTGGCCCGGCTCGATGCCGCAGCGGCGCAGGGGTCGGACTTCGCCGCCAGGACCGCCGCCACCATCCGCACCCGCTCGCCCACGAGCCTCGCAGTCGCCTTCGCGCAGATGCGCCGCGGCGGCTCCATGAGCTTCCCGGAGGCGATGCTCACCGAGTACCGGATCGTCACCCGCATCCTGCAGGGCCACGACTTCTACGAGGGCGTGCGCGCCGTGATCATTGACAAGCATGGCGCGCCGCGCTGGCAGCCCGACAGCCTCGACGCGGTGGCGCCGGCGGCGGTGGAAGCCTATTTCGCGCCGCTGCCCGACGAGCCGCGGTTCGGCTGA